A window of Clavibacter michiganensis contains these coding sequences:
- the thrS gene encoding threonine--tRNA ligase, whose protein sequence is MVDVAQPEIHDEAAPAETTGQPVEVTEAGTGFTLFTDRAVVAMRVDGELKDLAADVAPGDVVEPVRIDSPDGLSILRHSAAHVMAQAVQQINPEAKLGIGPPVTDGFYFDFDVAEPFTPEDLKAISKNMERIVRQGQRFTRRVVIEEEARELMADEPYKLELIGLKGGSSEELGEDGESVEVGGAELTVYENVDGKTGEVFWRDLCRGPHLPSTRMVGNGWALSRVAAAYWRGSEKNPQLQRIYGTAWPTKDELRAYQGRIEEALKRDHRRLGAELDLFSFPDEIGSGLAVFHPKGGIIRREMEDYSRRRHETAGYEFVYSPHITKSNLFETSGHLDFYKDGMFPAMHLDEARNDEGEITRQGADYYLKPMNCPMHVLIYRSRQRSYRELPLRLFEFGTVYRNEKSGVIHGLTRVRGMTQDDAHIFTTRERMADELKGTLEFVLSLLRDYGLDDFYLELSTKDPEKFVGSDEVWEEATETLRQVAVDTGLELVPDPAGAAFYGPKISVQARDAIGRTWQMSTIQLDFNLPERFGLEYTANDGTRKQPVMIHRALFGSIERFFGVLTEHYAGAFPVWLSPVQVVGIPVAEDYEEYLGGVLDRLRAEGVRVQLDTSDDRMPKKIRTHTKARVPYQLIAGEDDRAAGSVSFRFRDGTQVNGVPVAEAVERITGAIARREQVVTAWPV, encoded by the coding sequence GTGGTAGACGTCGCCCAGCCCGAGATCCACGACGAGGCCGCGCCCGCGGAGACGACCGGGCAGCCGGTCGAGGTGACGGAGGCGGGCACGGGGTTCACGCTGTTCACCGACCGCGCCGTCGTCGCCATGCGCGTCGACGGGGAGCTGAAGGACCTCGCGGCCGATGTCGCCCCCGGCGACGTCGTCGAGCCCGTGCGGATCGACTCGCCCGACGGGCTCTCGATCCTGCGCCACTCGGCGGCGCACGTCATGGCGCAGGCCGTGCAGCAGATCAACCCGGAGGCGAAGCTCGGCATCGGCCCGCCCGTCACCGACGGCTTCTACTTCGACTTCGACGTCGCCGAGCCCTTCACGCCCGAGGACCTCAAGGCCATCTCCAAGAACATGGAGCGCATCGTCCGGCAGGGCCAGCGCTTCACGCGCCGCGTCGTCATCGAGGAGGAGGCCCGCGAGCTCATGGCCGACGAGCCGTACAAGCTCGAGCTCATCGGCCTCAAGGGCGGATCCAGCGAGGAGCTCGGCGAGGACGGCGAGTCCGTCGAGGTCGGCGGCGCGGAGCTCACGGTCTACGAGAACGTCGACGGCAAGACGGGCGAGGTCTTCTGGCGCGACCTCTGCCGCGGCCCGCACCTGCCGAGCACGCGCATGGTCGGCAACGGCTGGGCGCTGTCGCGCGTCGCCGCGGCCTACTGGCGCGGATCCGAGAAGAACCCGCAGCTGCAGCGCATCTACGGCACGGCGTGGCCCACCAAGGACGAGCTGCGCGCGTACCAGGGCCGCATCGAGGAGGCGCTCAAGCGCGACCATCGCCGCCTCGGCGCCGAGCTCGACCTCTTCTCCTTCCCCGACGAGATCGGATCCGGGCTCGCGGTCTTCCACCCCAAGGGCGGCATCATCCGGCGCGAGATGGAGGACTACTCGCGTCGTCGGCACGAGACGGCCGGCTACGAGTTCGTCTACTCGCCGCACATCACGAAGTCGAACCTGTTCGAGACGAGCGGCCACCTCGACTTCTACAAGGACGGCATGTTCCCCGCCATGCACCTCGACGAGGCGCGGAACGACGAGGGCGAGATCACGCGCCAGGGCGCGGACTACTACCTGAAGCCCATGAACTGCCCCATGCACGTGCTCATCTACCGGTCGCGCCAGCGCTCGTACCGCGAGCTGCCGCTACGTCTGTTCGAGTTCGGCACGGTCTACCGCAACGAGAAGTCCGGCGTGATCCACGGGCTCACCCGCGTGCGCGGCATGACGCAGGACGACGCCCACATCTTCACGACCCGCGAGCGCATGGCCGACGAGCTGAAGGGCACGCTCGAGTTCGTGCTGTCGCTGCTGCGCGACTACGGCCTCGACGACTTCTACCTCGAGCTGTCCACCAAGGACCCGGAGAAGTTCGTCGGATCCGACGAGGTGTGGGAGGAGGCGACCGAGACGCTCCGCCAGGTCGCGGTCGACACGGGCCTCGAGCTCGTGCCGGATCCCGCGGGCGCCGCCTTCTACGGCCCCAAGATCTCCGTTCAGGCGCGCGACGCCATCGGGCGCACGTGGCAGATGTCCACCATCCAGCTCGACTTCAACCTGCCCGAGCGCTTCGGTCTGGAGTACACGGCGAACGACGGCACGCGGAAGCAGCCGGTGATGATCCACCGCGCGCTGTTCGGGTCCATCGAGCGCTTCTTCGGCGTGCTCACCGAGCACTACGCGGGCGCGTTCCCGGTGTGGCTGTCGCCCGTCCAGGTGGTCGGCATCCCCGTGGCGGAGGACTACGAGGAGTACCTCGGCGGCGTGCTCGACCGGCTCCGGGCCGAGGGCGTCCGCGTCCAGCTCGACACCTCGGACGACCGCATGCCCAAGAAGATCCGCACGCACACGAAGGCGCGCGTGCCGTACCAGCTCATCGCAGGCGAGGACGACCGGGCGGCAGGATCCGTGAGCTTCCGCTTCCGCGACGGCACGCAGGTCAACGGCGTGCCCGTCGCCGAGGCCGTCGAGCGGATCACGGGCGCCATCGCCCGGCGCGAGCAGGTGGTGACCGCGTGGCCCGTCTGA
- the pdxS gene encoding pyridoxal 5'-phosphate synthase lyase subunit PdxS: MTDTNTTGQVGSSRVKRGLAEMLKGGVIMDVVNAEQARIAEDAGAVAVMALERVPADIRSQGGVARMSDPDLIDQIKAEVSIPVMAKARIGHFVEAQVLQSLEVDYIDESEVLSPADYVNHIDKWGFTVPFVCGATTLGEALRRITEGAAMIRSKGEAGTGDVSEATKHIRTIKSEIRTLSALTHDEIYVAAKELQAPYDLVLEVARTGQLPVVLFTAGGVATPADAAMMMQLGADGVFVGSGIFKSGNPVARAKAVVTATALFNDPDAIAEASRGLGEAMVGINVADVPAPHRLAERGW; this comes from the coding sequence ATGACTGACACCAACACCACCGGACAGGTCGGCTCGAGCCGCGTCAAGCGCGGACTCGCGGAGATGCTCAAGGGCGGCGTCATCATGGACGTCGTCAACGCCGAGCAGGCGCGCATCGCGGAGGACGCGGGAGCGGTCGCCGTCATGGCGCTCGAGCGCGTGCCGGCCGACATCCGCTCGCAGGGCGGCGTCGCCCGCATGAGCGACCCCGACCTCATCGACCAGATCAAGGCCGAGGTGTCCATCCCCGTCATGGCGAAGGCCCGCATCGGCCACTTCGTCGAGGCGCAGGTCCTGCAGTCCCTCGAGGTCGACTACATCGACGAGTCCGAGGTGCTGAGCCCGGCCGACTACGTGAACCACATCGACAAGTGGGGCTTCACCGTCCCCTTCGTCTGCGGCGCCACCACGCTCGGCGAGGCGCTCCGCCGCATCACCGAGGGCGCGGCCATGATCCGCTCGAAGGGCGAGGCCGGCACGGGCGACGTCTCCGAGGCCACCAAGCACATCCGCACCATCAAGTCCGAGATCCGCACGCTCAGCGCCCTCACGCACGACGAGATCTACGTCGCCGCGAAGGAGCTGCAGGCGCCGTACGACCTCGTGCTCGAGGTGGCGAGGACGGGCCAGCTGCCGGTCGTCCTGTTCACCGCGGGCGGTGTGGCCACCCCGGCCGACGCCGCGATGATGATGCAGCTCGGCGCCGACGGCGTGTTCGTCGGATCCGGCATCTTCAAGTCGGGCAACCCGGTCGCGCGGGCCAAGGCCGTCGTCACCGCGACCGCGCTGTTCAACGACCCCGACGCCATCGCCGAGGCATCGCGCGGACTGGGCGAGGCGATGGTCGGGATCAACGTGGCCGACGTCCCCGCCCCGCACCGCCTCGCCGAGCGTGGCTGGTAG
- a CDS encoding YebC/PmpR family DNA-binding transcriptional regulator, with protein sequence MSGHSKWATTKHKKAIIDSRRAKSFAKLIKNIEVAAKIGGADMSGNPTLVDAVQKAKKTSVPNDNIDRAVKRGAGLLGEVVDYQTIMYEGYAANGVAMLVECLTDNKNRAAAEVRTAMSRNGGTMADPGSVAYNFHRKGVIAVPHDEAPTEDDVLAAVLDAGAEDVTDHGEVFEIRCEPSDMVAVRQALQEAGIDYDSADVEFVPQVKVEVDLETARKVNKLVDAMEDLDDVQNIYVNSDVPADVQAALDDDDEE encoded by the coding sequence GTGTCCGGACATTCCAAGTGGGCGACCACGAAGCACAAGAAGGCGATCATCGACTCGCGTCGCGCCAAGTCGTTCGCGAAGCTGATCAAGAACATCGAGGTCGCGGCCAAGATCGGCGGCGCCGACATGTCCGGCAACCCGACGCTCGTCGACGCGGTGCAGAAGGCCAAGAAGACCAGCGTCCCGAACGACAACATCGACCGTGCGGTGAAGCGCGGCGCCGGCCTGCTCGGTGAGGTCGTCGACTACCAGACGATCATGTACGAGGGCTACGCCGCCAACGGCGTCGCGATGCTCGTCGAGTGCCTCACCGACAACAAGAACCGCGCGGCCGCCGAGGTCCGCACGGCCATGAGCCGCAACGGCGGCACGATGGCCGATCCGGGCAGCGTGGCCTACAACTTCCACCGCAAGGGCGTCATCGCGGTGCCGCACGACGAGGCGCCGACCGAGGACGACGTGCTCGCGGCGGTCCTCGACGCGGGCGCCGAGGACGTGACCGACCACGGCGAGGTCTTCGAGATCCGCTGCGAGCCGTCCGACATGGTCGCCGTGCGCCAGGCGCTGCAGGAGGCGGGGATCGACTACGACTCCGCCGACGTGGAGTTCGTGCCGCAGGTCAAGGTCGAGGTCGACCTCGAGACCGCGCGCAAGGTGAACAAGCTCGTCGACGCCATGGAGGACCTGGACGACGTCCAGAACATCTACGTGAACAGCGACGTGCCCGCCGACGTGCAGGCGGCGCTGGACGACGACGACGAGGAGTAG
- the secD gene encoding protein translocase subunit SecD, producing MAKSPTPVRKARRKLIWLLVIIGLLAGGNAASVAFSNGSWSPKLALDLEGGTQIILAPQLDGASSGPTSEQLAQAVSIIRQRVDASGVSEAEITTQGGSNIVVSLPGEPDAATMQRLQSSAKLELRPVLIGAAGTASVAATPTPTPTDGSAPADGSTPAAETPAAEATPDPSTLSDEPTAEPTGPSDVSWVTPRLQAEFAAYDCATAPENDGQAAPADRAIIACSDDGAAKYVLGPVEVDGSTISDATSGLQQSSQGVSTGTWSVNLVFDGDGTKQFGDMSTRLITLESPRNQFAFVLDNEVISAPVTQGVVTNGKPSITGNFTQESAKALADQLKFGALPLSFTLQSSDVISATLGSSQLTSGLIAGLIGLVLVVLYSLVQYRALGMVTIASLVIAAVITYLLITLLSWREGYRLSLAGVAGLIVAIGITADSFIVYFERIKDELRDGRGLVSSVEQGWKRALRTIIASDTVNFLAAAVLFILAVGNVKGFALTLGLTTIIDLIVVSLFTHPILQLLANRRFFAEGHRMSGLDPRALGAVYRGRATFRTPTATAGRGAAAAKEAARRQTIAERKAAQGQATGSTKTATIDPPRADDTSRDD from the coding sequence GTGGCCAAGTCGCCCACACCGGTACGCAAGGCCAGGCGCAAGCTCATCTGGCTGCTGGTCATCATCGGCCTCCTGGCCGGCGGCAACGCCGCGAGCGTCGCGTTCAGCAACGGCTCGTGGAGCCCCAAGCTCGCGCTCGACCTCGAGGGCGGCACGCAGATCATCCTCGCGCCGCAGCTCGACGGAGCCTCCTCCGGGCCCACGAGCGAGCAGCTCGCGCAGGCCGTCTCTATCATCCGCCAGCGCGTCGACGCGAGCGGCGTCTCCGAGGCGGAGATCACCACGCAGGGCGGCAGCAACATCGTCGTCAGCCTGCCCGGTGAGCCCGACGCGGCGACCATGCAGCGCCTGCAGTCGTCGGCGAAGCTCGAGCTCCGCCCCGTGCTCATCGGCGCGGCCGGCACGGCCTCTGTCGCCGCGACGCCCACGCCCACGCCCACTGATGGGTCGGCTCCCGCGGATGGCTCCACTCCCGCAGCCGAGACCCCGGCCGCGGAGGCCACCCCGGATCCCTCCACCCTCTCCGACGAGCCGACCGCGGAGCCCACGGGCCCGAGCGACGTCTCGTGGGTCACCCCCCGCCTCCAGGCCGAGTTCGCCGCGTACGACTGCGCGACCGCCCCCGAGAACGACGGGCAGGCCGCCCCCGCCGACCGCGCGATCATCGCCTGCTCCGACGACGGCGCCGCGAAGTACGTCCTCGGCCCGGTCGAGGTCGACGGCAGCACGATCTCCGACGCGACGAGCGGCCTCCAGCAGTCGAGCCAGGGCGTCAGCACCGGCACGTGGTCGGTCAACCTGGTCTTCGACGGCGACGGCACGAAGCAGTTCGGAGACATGTCGACCCGCCTGATCACGCTCGAGTCCCCACGCAACCAGTTCGCGTTCGTGCTCGACAACGAGGTCATCTCCGCCCCGGTCACGCAGGGCGTCGTCACCAACGGCAAGCCCTCCATCACGGGCAACTTCACGCAGGAGAGCGCCAAGGCGCTGGCCGACCAGCTCAAGTTCGGCGCCCTGCCGCTCAGCTTCACGCTGCAGAGCTCGGACGTCATCTCGGCGACGCTCGGATCCTCGCAGCTCACCAGCGGCCTGATCGCGGGGCTCATCGGCCTCGTGCTCGTGGTGCTCTACTCGCTCGTGCAGTACCGGGCGCTCGGCATGGTCACGATCGCGTCGCTCGTGATCGCCGCGGTGATCACCTACCTCCTCATCACGCTGCTCAGCTGGCGGGAGGGGTATCGGCTGTCGCTCGCCGGGGTGGCGGGGCTCATCGTGGCCATCGGCATCACGGCGGACTCGTTCATCGTCTACTTCGAGCGCATCAAGGACGAGCTGCGCGACGGCCGCGGCCTGGTCTCGTCCGTCGAGCAGGGGTGGAAGCGCGCGCTGCGCACGATCATCGCGTCCGACACGGTCAACTTCCTGGCGGCGGCGGTGCTGTTCATCCTCGCCGTGGGCAACGTCAAGGGCTTCGCGCTGACGCTCGGGCTCACGACGATCATCGACCTCATCGTCGTCTCGCTCTTCACGCACCCGATCCTGCAGCTGCTCGCGAACCGGCGCTTCTTCGCCGAGGGCCACCGCATGAGCGGGCTCGACCCGCGGGCGCTCGGCGCGGTGTACCGGGGGCGCGCCACGTTCCGCACCCCCACCGCCACGGCGGGGCGCGGTGCCGCGGCGGCCAAGGAGGCGGCGCGCCGGCAGACCATCGCCGAGCGCAAGGCCGCCCAGGGCCAGGCGACCGGATCCACGAAGACCGCGACCATCGACCCACCGCGGGCCGACGACACGAGCAGGGACGACTGA
- a CDS encoding sugar-binding transcriptional regulator, giving the protein MVDGIAHERTQDALRAAHLYYMQDLTMEAIARELGTSRSSVSRLLSFARETGLVDIQIRSPLDLATVLGEQLHERYGVVAHVVPVPDQTSDVDRVDRVALSAARMLTQYVDSNMVVGVAWGSTVSAVSRYLVPKPTHNTLVVQLNGAGNVRTTGIMYASEILRRFGQAYGATVQQFPVPAFFDDPATKLALWRERSTKRVLELQERMDMVLFGVGSPVALVPSHVYSGGYLERSDQRALDADGVVGDVSTVFFREDGSSADIAINARASGPDLATIRKAPRRVCVVAGASKARSVRGALAAGLVTDIVLDEGTARALLT; this is encoded by the coding sequence ATGGTCGACGGCATCGCGCACGAGCGCACCCAGGACGCCCTGCGCGCGGCGCACCTCTACTACATGCAGGACCTGACGATGGAGGCGATCGCGCGCGAGCTCGGCACGAGCCGCTCGTCGGTCTCGCGGCTCCTCTCCTTCGCCCGGGAGACGGGGCTCGTGGACATCCAGATCCGCTCGCCGCTCGACCTGGCGACGGTGCTGGGGGAGCAGCTGCACGAGCGCTACGGCGTGGTCGCGCACGTCGTGCCCGTGCCGGACCAGACGAGCGACGTCGACCGCGTCGACCGGGTCGCCCTCTCGGCTGCACGGATGCTCACCCAGTACGTCGACTCGAACATGGTCGTCGGAGTCGCGTGGGGCTCGACCGTGAGCGCGGTGAGCCGGTACCTCGTGCCGAAGCCGACGCACAACACCCTCGTGGTGCAGCTCAACGGGGCCGGCAACGTCCGCACCACCGGGATCATGTACGCGAGCGAGATCCTGCGCCGGTTCGGCCAGGCGTACGGCGCGACCGTGCAGCAGTTCCCGGTGCCGGCGTTCTTCGACGACCCGGCCACGAAGCTGGCGCTCTGGCGCGAGCGGAGCACCAAGCGCGTGCTCGAGCTGCAGGAGCGGATGGACATGGTGCTGTTCGGCGTCGGATCCCCGGTCGCGCTCGTCCCGAGCCACGTCTACTCGGGCGGCTACCTCGAGCGGTCCGACCAGCGCGCGCTCGACGCCGACGGGGTCGTGGGCGACGTCTCGACCGTCTTCTTCCGGGAGGACGGGTCGTCGGCCGACATCGCCATCAACGCGCGGGCGAGCGGACCGGACCTGGCCACGATCCGCAAGGCGCCGCGACGCGTGTGCGTGGTCGCGGGGGCGTCCAAGGCGCGCAGCGTGCGGGGCGCGCTGGCCGCCGGGCTCGTGACGGACATCGTGCTCGACGAGGGGACGGCGCGTGCGTTGCTGACGTGA
- the pdxT gene encoding pyridoxal 5'-phosphate synthase glutaminase subunit PdxT, translating into MAGSTAEQHGDGPLVGVLALQGDVREHVRVLQGFGARTRLVRQPKDLPGISGLVIPGGESTVMDKLSRQFGIAGPLRSAIDDGLPVYGTCAGLIMLADEIVDAIHDQRSIGGLDVSVRRNAFGSQTASFEVDLDVPALGDPPVHAVFIRAPVVASVGPAASALASLDDGRVVAVRQGALLGTSFHPEVTGDLRFHRLFLDTVEDAGRTR; encoded by the coding sequence GTGGCTGGTAGCACCGCGGAGCAGCACGGAGACGGTCCGCTCGTCGGCGTCCTCGCGCTGCAGGGGGACGTCCGCGAGCACGTGCGCGTGCTCCAGGGCTTCGGCGCCCGGACGCGGTTGGTGCGTCAGCCGAAGGACCTCCCCGGCATCTCCGGGCTCGTGATCCCCGGCGGCGAGTCCACGGTGATGGACAAGCTGTCGCGCCAGTTCGGGATCGCCGGGCCGCTGCGCTCTGCCATCGACGACGGCCTGCCCGTCTACGGGACGTGCGCCGGGCTCATCATGCTGGCCGACGAGATCGTCGACGCGATCCACGACCAGCGCAGCATCGGCGGCCTCGACGTCTCGGTGCGGCGGAACGCGTTCGGATCCCAGACGGCGTCCTTCGAGGTCGACCTCGACGTGCCCGCGCTGGGGGACCCGCCCGTCCACGCCGTCTTCATCCGCGCACCCGTGGTCGCGTCGGTCGGGCCGGCAGCGTCGGCGCTCGCCTCGCTCGACGACGGCCGCGTCGTGGCCGTGCGGCAGGGCGCCCTCCTGGGCACCTCGTTCCACCCGGAGGTCACGGGAGACCTCCGGTTCCACCGCCTCTTCCTCGACACGGTCGAGGACGCCGGCCGCACCCGCTGA
- the ruvB gene encoding Holliday junction branch migration DNA helicase RuvB yields MSGLEHGDASSPVPESDAELAFEGALRPRSLSEFVGQVKVRGQLELLLTAAAMQNRSPDHILLAGPPGLGKTTLAMIVAEESRRPLRLTSGPAIQHAGDLAAVLSALVPGEILFVDEIHRMARSAEEMLYLAMEDYRIDIMVGKGAGATSIPLELSPFTLVGATTRSGMLPSPLRDRFGFTAHLEFYETHELEQVIERAARMLHLEIEHEAVAEIAGRCRGTPRIANRLLRRVRDYALVHGTEAGLESVRAALDLYDVDPLGLDRLDRAVMRGILTRFGGGPVGLNTLAVSVGEEAETIESVVEPFLVRIGLVTRTPRGRVATPAAWEHFGLEAPAAPGAPARASGPAGAAGALFGDEL; encoded by the coding sequence ATGAGCGGGCTCGAGCACGGCGACGCGTCCAGCCCCGTCCCGGAGTCCGACGCCGAGCTCGCCTTCGAGGGCGCGCTCCGCCCCCGATCGCTCTCCGAGTTCGTCGGCCAGGTCAAGGTGCGCGGCCAATTGGAGCTGCTGCTCACGGCCGCGGCCATGCAGAACCGCTCGCCCGACCACATCCTGCTCGCCGGCCCGCCCGGGCTCGGCAAGACGACGCTCGCCATGATCGTGGCGGAGGAGAGCCGCCGCCCCCTGCGGCTCACGAGCGGCCCCGCCATCCAGCACGCGGGCGATCTCGCGGCCGTGCTGTCCGCGCTGGTGCCGGGCGAGATCCTGTTCGTCGACGAGATCCACCGCATGGCGCGCTCGGCCGAGGAGATGCTGTACCTCGCGATGGAGGACTACCGCATCGACATCATGGTGGGCAAGGGCGCGGGGGCGACCTCCATCCCGCTGGAGCTGTCGCCGTTCACCCTGGTGGGCGCGACGACGCGCTCGGGCATGCTGCCGAGCCCGCTCCGCGACCGCTTCGGCTTCACCGCGCACCTGGAGTTCTACGAGACGCACGAGCTCGAGCAGGTGATCGAGCGCGCCGCCCGCATGCTGCACCTGGAGATCGAGCACGAGGCGGTCGCGGAGATCGCCGGTCGGTGCCGGGGGACCCCGCGCATCGCGAACCGCCTGCTCCGGCGGGTGCGCGACTACGCCCTCGTGCACGGCACGGAGGCAGGTCTCGAGTCCGTCCGCGCGGCGCTCGACCTCTACGACGTGGATCCGCTCGGCCTCGACCGCTTGGACCGCGCCGTCATGCGCGGCATCCTCACGCGCTTCGGCGGCGGGCCCGTCGGGCTCAACACGCTCGCCGTGTCGGTGGGGGAGGAGGCGGAGACGATCGAGTCGGTCGTCGAGCCGTTCCTCGTCCGCATCGGCCTGGTGACGCGGACGCCGCGCGGGCGCGTCGCGACGCCGGCCGCATGGGAGCACTTCGGGCTCGAGGCCCCCGCGGCGCCGGGCGCTCCCGCCCGCGCGTCGGGTCCGGCAGGTGCCGCCGGGGCCCTCTTCGGCGATGAACTATGA
- the ruvC gene encoding crossover junction endodeoxyribonuclease RuvC, translating into MRILGIDPGLTRCGVGVVDVYADRSARLVDVQVVRTSPTAELHHRLLVVGDGIEELVERHRPSVVAIERVFAQDNLSTVMGVAQITGVALVGAARRGLDVALHTPSEVKAAVTGYGQADKKQVATMVARILGLDELPTPADASDALALAICAGWRAGMSRAGIAGTPTPTARATGADAASGAGPTAAQAAWLAAERAQRGRR; encoded by the coding sequence GTGCGGATCCTCGGGATCGACCCCGGACTGACGCGCTGCGGCGTCGGCGTGGTCGACGTCTACGCCGACCGCTCGGCCCGGCTCGTGGACGTGCAGGTCGTCCGCACGAGCCCCACGGCCGAGCTGCACCACCGGCTGCTCGTGGTCGGCGACGGCATCGAGGAGCTGGTGGAACGGCACCGCCCGTCCGTCGTCGCCATCGAGCGCGTCTTCGCGCAGGACAACCTCTCGACGGTGATGGGAGTGGCGCAGATCACGGGCGTGGCCCTCGTCGGCGCGGCGCGGCGCGGTCTCGACGTCGCCCTCCACACGCCGAGCGAGGTCAAGGCCGCCGTCACCGGGTACGGCCAGGCCGACAAGAAGCAGGTGGCGACGATGGTCGCGCGGATCCTCGGCCTCGACGAGCTGCCGACGCCCGCCGACGCGTCCGACGCGCTCGCCCTCGCGATCTGCGCCGGCTGGCGCGCGGGCATGTCCCGCGCGGGCATCGCGGGGACCCCGACGCCGACAGCGCGCGCGACCGGCGCCGACGCGGCGTCGGGCGCAGGACCGACCGCGGCGCAGGCCGCGTGGCTCGCGGCCGAGCGTGCGCAGCGGGGTCGGCGCTAG
- the ruvA gene encoding Holliday junction branch migration protein RuvA has protein sequence MISSLRGTVLSVSGQTLLLEVHGVGYGVSVTPRHALELRNGSEATVLTSLVVREDSLTLFGFPGPDELRAFELLCGVTGVGPKSALAVLEHLDPEAMAQAVAAEDDAAFRRVSGIGPKTAKLIVLQLAGKLFVTQPRARSATSAASTVTADVVTALIGLGWSERVARTAVDDAAAAAADQGLPADMPRLLRVALGMLGPQQPAGAAPTGQAADR, from the coding sequence GTGATCTCCTCCCTCCGTGGCACCGTGCTGTCCGTCTCCGGTCAGACCCTCCTGCTGGAGGTGCACGGGGTGGGCTACGGCGTCTCGGTGACGCCGCGGCACGCGCTCGAGCTGCGGAACGGATCCGAGGCCACCGTGCTCACGTCGCTGGTCGTCCGCGAGGACTCGCTCACGCTCTTCGGCTTCCCCGGGCCGGACGAGCTGCGGGCATTCGAGCTGCTCTGCGGCGTCACGGGCGTCGGCCCGAAGTCGGCCCTCGCGGTGCTCGAGCACCTGGATCCGGAGGCCATGGCCCAGGCCGTCGCCGCGGAGGACGACGCCGCCTTCCGCCGCGTGTCGGGCATCGGACCGAAGACCGCCAAGCTCATCGTGCTGCAGCTCGCGGGGAAGCTGTTCGTCACCCAGCCACGAGCGCGTTCGGCGACGTCCGCCGCGTCCACCGTCACGGCCGACGTCGTCACGGCCCTCATCGGCCTCGGCTGGTCCGAGCGCGTGGCTCGCACCGCGGTCGACGACGCCGCGGCCGCGGCGGCCGATCAGGGGCTGCCCGCCGACATGCCCCGCCTGCTGCGCGTCGCGCTCGGCATGCTCGGGCCGCAGCAGCCCGCGGGCGCGGCCCCGACCGGTCAGGCGGCCGACCGATGA
- a CDS encoding HIT family protein has product MSDHEPAGDDERGEVRVDDPGHLAGVPDEFQRLWTPHRMVYIQKGQQPDRDECPFCIAPSMSDEDALIVARGEHAYVLLNLFPYNSGHLLVCPYRHIATYDLASPEEVAEIGSLTQTAMRVVREVSRNDGYNIGMNQGQVAGAGIAEHLHQHIVPRWGQDANFLPIIAKTKALPQLLGDVRASIAAAWPAPAGE; this is encoded by the coding sequence ATGTCGGACCACGAGCCCGCGGGCGACGACGAGCGGGGAGAGGTGCGCGTCGACGACCCCGGCCACCTCGCGGGCGTCCCGGACGAGTTCCAGCGCCTGTGGACCCCGCACCGCATGGTCTACATCCAGAAGGGCCAGCAGCCGGACCGCGACGAGTGTCCGTTCTGCATCGCGCCGTCGATGTCGGACGAGGACGCGCTCATCGTCGCGCGGGGCGAGCACGCTTACGTCCTGCTCAATCTCTTCCCCTACAACAGCGGCCACCTGCTCGTCTGCCCGTATCGTCACATCGCGACCTACGACCTCGCGAGCCCCGAAGAGGTCGCCGAGATCGGCTCCCTCACGCAGACCGCCATGCGGGTCGTGCGCGAGGTGTCGCGTAACGACGGCTACAACATCGGCATGAACCAGGGCCAGGTCGCGGGTGCCGGCATCGCCGAGCACCTGCACCAGCACATCGTGCCGAGGTGGGGGCAGGACGCGAACTTCCTGCCGATCATCGCGAAGACCAAGGCGCTGCCGCAGCTGCTGGGCGACGTGCGCGCATCCATCGCCGCAGCCTGGCCCGCTCCCGCGGGCGAATAG
- the yajC gene encoding preprotein translocase subunit YajC, with the protein MDPFTLIMFAVLALLIFFMFRNSRKRQKDLASLQTQMVPGAEVMTASGIYGTLVSFDEENNLAYLEVSPGTVLKLHRQTIARVVEPTVADDASVLVDDAPAADAVDETGTTDATRRLDDGDAPTARS; encoded by the coding sequence ATGGACCCGTTCACCTTGATCATGTTCGCCGTCCTGGCGCTGCTCATCTTCTTCATGTTCCGCAACAGCCGGAAGCGCCAGAAGGACCTCGCGTCGCTGCAGACGCAGATGGTCCCCGGTGCCGAGGTCATGACCGCGTCCGGCATCTACGGCACGCTCGTCTCCTTCGACGAGGAGAACAACCTCGCCTACCTCGAGGTCTCGCCCGGCACAGTGCTGAAGCTGCACCGCCAGACCATCGCCCGCGTGGTCGAGCCGACCGTCGCCGACGACGCCTCCGTCCTCGTCGACGACGCTCCCGCAGCGGACGCGGTCGACGAGACCGGCACGACGGACGCCACGCGCCGCCTCGACGACGGCGACGCCCCCACCGCGCGCTCCTGA